From the genome of Desulfovibrio aminophilus:
AAAGCCCTTGGAGTCGCGCTTGGTGCGCACCCAGCCCTTGACCACGATGTCCGTCAGGGGCGCCTCGGCGTTCAGCGCCGCGTTGATCTTGATCCGTTGCATGTGGCGATCCTTTGCTTATGAGGGATTTCCAGCCGGCTCCAGGTCCAGCTCCAGAACCTGGCCCGGCTTGTCGTACAGGAACACGTCCGATCCTCCGGCAGCCAGCAGCGGCCGGACGTCCTTGAGCCAGGCCGTGCGGCCGAAGGCGTGCATGGGCACCAGCACCGTGGGCCGCACCGTGTTCGCGAACTCGGGGCCTCCGGCGAGATTGGCCAGCCGCCGGTCCACGTTGGTGAAGGCGATGTCCACGGGCCGCCGGGCGATACGCTCCACCGCCTTGGTGAAGAACTCCGCGGTGAAGGCCTGCTCGGCCTCGGAGGCCGTCTCCCAGACCCAGGCCGCCAAGTCGCCGCCGAAGTAGATCCGCGCCCCGCCCACCTCCACGAGATAGGCCACGCCCAGGTCGTTGGACATGAGCGTCTCGATGACCAGCCCCGAAAAGGAATACGTCTCGTCCGGCTCCACCACCAGCGCGCCCGGGGGCACGGCCGCCGGATACATCTCGGCCACGTCGTCGGAGATCACGAAGTCGGCCGAGGCCGCCCCGGCGCAGGCCGCGGCCAGGTCCCGGCGGAAATGGTCGTCGTGGCTGTGGGAGGCGAAGGCCGTCACCTTGCGGCCCTCCAGCGCCAGCGACAGAGCCTCCGAGGCCCGGCGCTTGAGGTATTTGCTCTCCGGGCAATCGAAAAGGAGGGTCCGGCCGCCGATGTCCAGAAGAAAACAATTATGGAAGATGTACGTGAGCCTGACGCGCATGCCCGGATGAATCATATCCCCGGGCAAAAGGCAAGGCGGCGGGTTGCCGGGCAGGTCGGCTTGGGCTACAACCGGGCCCTGAACGCTGCTTTCCGAGGATGCCCATGGGATTCTTCTCCAAGCTGAAGACGCTCTGGGGCGGCGCGGCCCCCGCCGAAACCGCCCCCGCTCCCGAAACCGCCCAGGCGGCCCCCGCCCCGGCCCCGCAGGAGCGCCCCGCTCCCACCCCGGCCGCGCCGGAAGGCGAATGGCGGGACGCCCTGACCTTGGCCCTGCGCCAGTCCGAGCCCCGGCTCTCCGTCTGGCTCGGCCACGTGCTCTCCGGCGTCGCCGAGGCCGGGCCGCTCCTGCGCGAACGCCTGCTCTTCCTGTTCCAGGCCCTGGACGCCCCCGATGCCGAGGCCGAGTCCTTCGTGGCCGACTTCGAGTCCTGGCTCGCGGCCATGGGCTATCGCGGGGTGGACGAATTCCGCTCCGAACTGCAGTACCGGCTGGCCCTGGCCCTGGACCTGGAGGACGAGGAGGACGAGCGCGACAGGCTCTTCCTCAAGCTCTCCGAGGGCCTGGCCAAGACCCGCGAGCAGATCACCAAGCGCATCGACACCCTGCTGGCCGGAAACCGGGCCATCGACGAATCCTTCTGGGAGGAGTTCGAGGAAATCCTGATCATGGCCGACGTGGGCTTCGAGGCCGCCTCCAAGCTCATGGAGAGCCTGCGCGCCCGGGTGCGCAAGGCCGGAATCCGCGAGGCCGAGGGCTTCCGCGACCTGCTCAAGGAGGAGCTGGCCGACATCTTCAAGACGCCCAAGCGCATCCAGGCCGTGAACCCGCCCGAGGTGGTCATGATGGTCGGGGTCAACGGCGTGGGCAAGACCACGACCATCGCCAAGCTGGCCCACCGCGCGCGCATGCAGGGCCGCAAGGTGCTCATCGCCGCCGGCGACACCTTCCGGGCCGCGGCCATCGAGCAGCTGGAGATCTGGGCCACGCGGGTTGGCGCGGGCTTCTTCGCCAAGCAGGCCGGGGCCGATCCGGCGGCCGTGGCCTTCGAGGCCATGGACAAGGCCGTGGCCGAGGGCTACGACCTGCTCCTCCTGGACACGGCCGGACGCCTGCACACCAAGGCCAACCTCATGGAAGAGCTGAAAAAAATCAAACGGGTGCTGGACAAGAAACACCCCGGCGCGCCGCACCGCAGCATCCTGGTCATCGACGCCACCACGGGCCAGAACGCCCTGTCCCAGACCAAGCTCTTCCACGAGGCCGTGGGCGTGGACGAAATCGTGCTGACCAAGCTGGACGGCACGGCCAAGGGCGGAGTCGTGGTGGCCGTGACCCTGCAGTTCCGCATTCCCATCACCTTCGTGGGCCTGGGCGAAAAGATGGAGGACCTGCGGCCGTTCAACGGCGAGGACTTCGCCAAGGCCCTGCTCTGCTGAGGAGCGAGGAGCGCATCATGCCCGCGGTCGAGGAACACTACTCCCGGCATCTGGCCGCCTTCTACGACTGGCTTTGCGGCGGCTTCGAGGCGGCCGTGGAGCGCAACCGGGGCCTGCTGCGCCGGTTCGTCCCGCCCGCCGGACCCGGGGCCTCGGCCCTGGACCTGGGCGCGGGCTCGGGCCACCAGTCCATCCCCCTGGCCGAGTCCGGCTACGCCGTGACCGCCGTGGACTCCTGCGCGGAGCTGCTGGCCGTGCTGGAGGAGAAAATGGGAGACCTGCCCATCCAGGCCGTGCGCGCGGACATCCTGGCGCACCTGGAGCGGGAGGCCGGGACCTTCGACCTGATCCTCTGCATGGGCGACACGCTCACGCACCTGCCGGACCAGGACGCCGCACACGCCCTGCTGGCCCGGTCCGCGCGCCTGCTCAAGCCCGGCGGCGTCCTGCTCCTGTCCTTCCGGGACTACGCCTCGTCCACGCCGGAAGGCCTCTCGCGCTTCATTCCGGTGCGCGCCGACGACACCCGCGTGGCCACCTGCTTCCTGGAGTACGGGACGACCCACGTGCAGGTGCACGACCTCCTGCACACCCGCCAAGAAGACGGCCAGTGGGCCTTTTCCGCCGGCGTCTATCCCAAGTGCCGCCTCGCGCCGGAGGCCGTGCGCGCCGCCCTGACCGGGCTCGGACTCCGGGACATCGGGATGGAGAGCGAGCGCGGCATGGTCTTCCTGCGCGCCGAAAAGGCCTAGGCGGCAAAACGCCGTGGCCCGCAATATCGAGATCAAGGCCCGCGTCGCGGACATCGCCTCGGTCGAACCCCTGGCGGCCGCCCTGGCGGACCAGGGCCCGTTCGAGATCGACCAGGACGACACCTTCTTCGCCTGCCCCAACGGTCGGCTCAAGCTGCGCGTGCTGGCGGAAAACGACGGACAGCTCATCTTCTACCGCCGGGCCGACAGCGCCGGGCCCAAGGAATCCTTCTACGTCATCAGCGCCACCAGCGAACCGGACACGCTGCGCGAAACCCTGGCCCTGGCCTATGGGCCGGCGGGCCGGGTGCGCAAGCGCCGCACCCTGTACCTGGCCGGGCGCACCCGCATCCACCTGGACCGGGTGGAGGGGTTGGGGGAGTTCCTGGAGCTGGAGGTGGTCCTGGCCGAGGGCGAGGCCCTGGAGACGGGACTGGCCGAAGCCCACGGCCTCATGGCCCGGCTCGGCGTGGAGCCCGGGCAGCTGCTGGAAGGGGCCTACGTGGACCTGCTGGCGGGGGAAAAGAACGGCTAGGCCGTTGATATAACGCCACAACCAACAAGAAAAAAACGATCCCGGCCAGTCCTTAAGACTTTAATATTCACCATCTTGACTGGGCTCCATCATAATGAAATCAGAAGAAGATAGATTATATCGCTTTCAAAAAGCCTGTGATTGTATTCAATCGCATCCTAGAAACAAAAATTTTGTGAGTCTAATTGAACCGAACCGTGATATTTTTCGCGAATTTCGATTAATCTATTCCACCGATGATGACGAGTACAGATTAGGGAATATTAAGCTTAGTGAAATATACACTAAGTGCTCATCACTGATAAAATTTTATTATGGAAATGGTCTTTTATTTTTTAGTGATCAAATTTACGATAGTATTATTAATAATAAAAATGCAGAAATATGTATTGATTACTCTTTTATTTTTGATTCTAATGTTGCAATACAATTAAAAAATTTTATGTTCGGAAATATTCCTAGCCCAATAAATAGGTTTTTTGAACTAATAAATTATATAAAATTGCACAAGATAAACTGTGATATAATTTTTTTTATTCTTGAATACATGCAATATGCAATGAACCCCAAAAAGCCATTAATATACGACACGATATTTGCGTTCAAACAATTTGATCAACTAAAATGCACCGAAATTACTTCTGACTTCAAACAATTGTTAATTAGAATTGACAAAAATATCGCCGCACAAAATGCAAATTTAGCACTAAATATATTTAACAGAGACCATAACATACAACTATTATTGCACTATCATTCGATTTCATACATGCTATTGCTGAAAACAATAATTATACAAAAAAACTCACCAGCAAACCATATTAACAAATTATCTGAGTTAATTAATTATTGCATAACCAAGACAGGAAGATTCTTAAAAACAGAGATGTATTTTGCATGGAAAATATTCAAATTTTGGAAAAAACATAAATATCTCCAGCAAATTGTAAATATAAACTCCGATCAAAAAGCAACCAATCGGATCAAAATGATCCGAAGAACTAGCTGGGATCTATTCTCTATCAGATTTCAAGAAATATACTCAACAACAAATGGCATTGGACACTTCTTCATCCCATTCTTTGTTTCATTTGAAAATAAATTAATAAACTTCTCAAAAAAATGCCCTGTAAAATGCCTTATTGTTGACGATAAGACAGGAATGGCAAATACGATATTCGAAGATGACAATGAGTTCAATGATGATATCACTAAAATAGATAAAAATATTCTACAGCAATTGACAAACAAAAAAAATATTAGAGCTAGACTAAAAAACAACTGCCACAACAACGATATTGAGAATAATATCATGACGCTAGAAAGCGAATTTAATAAACTCTTTTAATCTGATTACACAAAAACAAAAAAATGATGCACGAAAAGCCACTTGTAAATTTTTAAAACTTAACTCGGTAGAATACCTAGTCAAATTTGCCAATCACCGTCTGCGAACGGATTCGATTAATCAATCGTTACGTCAAAACGCCACAGCCAGCAGCAGGGCCGTGATCCATCCCCTCATTCCCCGTCCCATGACGCCTCCCTCAGTCCCCGGAACCGCGCCGGTACTGCGGCAAGCCGCGACGGAGCCGGTCCGGCAGCATCGCCAGCACCGCCCGTTCCAGGGCCGCGCCGTGGCGGCGGTACTGGACCCCGGCGGCGATGGCGAGCAGGCCGATGAGACTCAGGACGAAGGGGAAGGCCAGGGAATCCTTGAACACGTCCCAGGCCAGGTGCCCGAGGTACCCGGCCACGCCCAGGGAGCCGAAGACCAGGAACACCCGCCGCTGCACGAGGATGGAGACGAGGAGCAGGCCCACGTTGACGCCGCAGTACGCGAGCTTGCCGAGTTCACTGTGGCTCTCCATGACGCTCAGTCCGCCCCAGAAGGCCATCAAGCCGAAAAGATAGCCCCAGAAGGCGAAATCCTCCCGCGTCCGGCGGTCCACCACGTAGGTCGCGGCCAGGACGACCAGGCCGAAGCAGACCGAGACGAGCTTGCGCTCGTCCCAGGAGAAGTCCTCCCGACCCAGCAGGAGCGGGGTCAGGTCCATGGACATGTACCAGAGCGCGAAGGCCACGGGGAAGGTGAGAAAGGGGAAACGGAAGAAGCGCAGGGCCAGAAGCCCGGCCAGCACGGTTCCGGCTTCCATGAGCAGCCAGCCGCCGCGCACCAGGACGTGGTATTTGGCGAACGCGCCCGGAACATCCTGGGGCCAGATGCCGGTGAGCACTTCCAGGCCGTAGATCGCCAGCGGCGTCATCCACACGGCCAGGGTGACGAGCAGCCCGCCTGGCGCCCGGTACCCGGCCTTGGTCCAGAGCCACCAGCCCACGGAGGCGAAGGCCCCGGCGTAGGCCAGGGCGATGAGCAGCAGGCCGAGCCCGCCGAACCGCTCCCAGCTCTCGTTCATGAACCAGCCCATGGCGCCCATGACGAGCAGGGCCCCGAAATAGTAGAGCAGGTGCTGGAGGTCGAACTGGGGCCGCTGGGCGTTCCGCTGGAGCAGAAACTCCCACAGGCCCTCGGCCCGCGAGGCGTCGAGAACGCCCTGGTCCACGGCCAGATCCAGGTCCTTGCGCGTCAGCCGCATGCCCGCTCCTTCAGTTCGTTTCAGCGTCATTTGGACGGAGGATGATGAACACGGTTCCCGGGAACCAGCTCACGGCGCGCCCTCCCCGCCGCCTCCGGCGCGGGGAAAACCATCGGCCACGGCGGCCTCGAAGCCCTCGAACGACAGCCGCCCGTGGTGCAGGAAGAGCCGTTCCCCCTCCCCGTCGCCATAGAGCGGATCGCCCACGATGGGCAGGAGCACGTGCGCCAAGTGGGCCCGGATCTGATGCCGCGCGCCCTTGCGGATGACCACCTTGAGCAGGGTCCGGTCATGATCCTCGTCGTACTCCAGGGGCTCGGCCCGGGTCCAGCGCAGGGGGCTCTCGTCCTCATGCGCCAGCACCTTCGTCTTCTTCCGGTCGTCCGTGTCCAGGGCGTTCATCACGGTCACGGGCCATTCCAGGCAGCCGCGCACCAGGGCCTGATACTCCTTGGTCACCCCGCCCGCGTCCTCCAGCTCATGGTAGCGCGCGGCGGCCTCGGGCGTGAGCCCGGCCAGGACGATGCCGGAGGTGAGGAAGTCCAGGCGGTTCAGAAGCCGGGCCCCGCGCCCGGGCAGCAGCCCGGGCAGCAGCCGTTCGACGCTCGGGTTGTCGCGGCCCGCGATGGCCGCGCTGTGCATGCCGCCGGGCTTGAACAGCGCGGCGTAATCGCCCTGGATGGACAGGAGCCGCGCGGCGGCAGCCGGGGACGGCTCCTCCGGCTCCCGCGCCGCCAGGGCCAGGCGCTGCCCGGCGTTCACGCGGAAGCCCTTGGCCCGGGCCCGGCCGTCCACCAGCACGGCCCCGGTTTCCCAGGCCCGCCGCCGC
Proteins encoded in this window:
- a CDS encoding MBL fold metallo-hydrolase; translation: MRVRLTYIFHNCFLLDIGGRTLLFDCPESKYLKRRASEALSLALEGRKVTAFASHSHDDHFRRDLAAACAGAASADFVISDDVAEMYPAAVPPGALVVEPDETYSFSGLVIETLMSNDLGVAYLVEVGGARIYFGGDLAAWVWETASEAEQAFTAEFFTKAVERIARRPVDIAFTNVDRRLANLAGGPEFANTVRPTVLVPMHAFGRTAWLKDVRPLLAAGGSDVFLYDKPGQVLELDLEPAGNPS
- the ftsY gene encoding signal recognition particle-docking protein FtsY, giving the protein MGFFSKLKTLWGGAAPAETAPAPETAQAAPAPAPQERPAPTPAAPEGEWRDALTLALRQSEPRLSVWLGHVLSGVAEAGPLLRERLLFLFQALDAPDAEAESFVADFESWLAAMGYRGVDEFRSELQYRLALALDLEDEEDERDRLFLKLSEGLAKTREQITKRIDTLLAGNRAIDESFWEEFEEILIMADVGFEAASKLMESLRARVRKAGIREAEGFRDLLKEELADIFKTPKRIQAVNPPEVVMMVGVNGVGKTTTIAKLAHRARMQGRKVLIAAGDTFRAAAIEQLEIWATRVGAGFFAKQAGADPAAVAFEAMDKAVAEGYDLLLLDTAGRLHTKANLMEELKKIKRVLDKKHPGAPHRSILVIDATTGQNALSQTKLFHEAVGVDEIVLTKLDGTAKGGVVVAVTLQFRIPITFVGLGEKMEDLRPFNGEDFAKALLC
- a CDS encoding bifunctional 2-polyprenyl-6-hydroxyphenol methylase/3-demethylubiquinol 3-O-methyltransferase UbiG — translated: MPAVEEHYSRHLAAFYDWLCGGFEAAVERNRGLLRRFVPPAGPGASALDLGAGSGHQSIPLAESGYAVTAVDSCAELLAVLEEKMGDLPIQAVRADILAHLEREAGTFDLILCMGDTLTHLPDQDAAHALLARSARLLKPGGVLLLSFRDYASSTPEGLSRFIPVRADDTRVATCFLEYGTTHVQVHDLLHTRQEDGQWAFSAGVYPKCRLAPEAVRAALTGLGLRDIGMESERGMVFLRAEKA
- a CDS encoding class IV adenylate cyclase; protein product: MARNIEIKARVADIASVEPLAAALADQGPFEIDQDDTFFACPNGRLKLRVLAENDGQLIFYRRADSAGPKESFYVISATSEPDTLRETLALAYGPAGRVRKRRTLYLAGRTRIHLDRVEGLGEFLELEVVLAEGEALETGLAEAHGLMARLGVEPGQLLEGAYVDLLAGEKNG
- a CDS encoding DUF2157 domain-containing protein, translated to MRLTRKDLDLAVDQGVLDASRAEGLWEFLLQRNAQRPQFDLQHLLYYFGALLVMGAMGWFMNESWERFGGLGLLLIALAYAGAFASVGWWLWTKAGYRAPGGLLVTLAVWMTPLAIYGLEVLTGIWPQDVPGAFAKYHVLVRGGWLLMEAGTVLAGLLALRFFRFPFLTFPVAFALWYMSMDLTPLLLGREDFSWDERKLVSVCFGLVVLAATYVVDRRTREDFAFWGYLFGLMAFWGGLSVMESHSELGKLAYCGVNVGLLLVSILVQRRVFLVFGSLGVAGYLGHLAWDVFKDSLAFPFVLSLIGLLAIAAGVQYRRHGAALERAVLAMLPDRLRRGLPQYRRGSGD
- a CDS encoding RluA family pseudouridine synthase is translated as MNEVTVPEDMDGARLDQALELLLPGSSLRERRRAWETGAVLVDGRARAKGFRVNAGQRLALAAREPEEPSPAAAARLLSIQGDYAALFKPGGMHSAAIAGRDNPSVERLLPGLLPGRGARLLNRLDFLTSGIVLAGLTPEAAARYHELEDAGGVTKEYQALVRGCLEWPVTVMNALDTDDRKKTKVLAHEDESPLRWTRAEPLEYDEDHDRTLLKVVIRKGARHQIRAHLAHVLLPIVGDPLYGDGEGERLFLHHGRLSFEGFEAAVADGFPRAGGGGEGAP